The Nodosilinea sp. FACHB-141 sequence TTTCTCAACACCCTCATCACCAACCCCAACATCGTCGTCGGCGACTACACCTACTACGACGATTTTGAGAATCCTGAGAACTTTGAGCGCAACGTGCTCTACCACTTCGACTTTGTCGGCGACAAACTGATCATCGGCAAATTCTGCTCCATCGCCTCCGACGTCAAATTCATCATGAACGGCGGCAACCACCGCACCGACTGGTTTACCAATTACCCTTTTCCCGTGTTTGGCCAGGGCTGGGAGTCGGTCATGCCCAGTGAATGGCCTCACAAAGGCGACACCGTCATCGGCCACGACGTGTGGATTGGCTACGGCGCGACCCTCATGCCCGGCGTGCAGGTGGGGGATGGGGCGATTATCGCGGCTCAGTCGGTGGTGACTAAGGCCGTGCCTCCCTACGCTGTTGTCGGCGGCAATCCCGCCCAGGTGATTCGCTACCGCTTCGACGAAGCCACCATTGAGGCCCTGCTAGAAGTTCAATGGTGGCATTGGGAGATTGAAAAAATCACCCGCCACTTGCCCATTATCTGTGGGGCTGACCTCCAGGCCCTGCAAGAGGCCCTCCGCACCGTTTGAGACCCACAGGACGGTAGCGCACCTGCCGA is a genomic window containing:
- a CDS encoding CatB-related O-acetyltransferase, encoding MHGPHPTTRYPIPGITRTAFLNTLITNPNIVVGDYTYYDDFENPENFERNVLYHFDFVGDKLIIGKFCSIASDVKFIMNGGNHRTDWFTNYPFPVFGQGWESVMPSEWPHKGDTVIGHDVWIGYGATLMPGVQVGDGAIIAAQSVVTKAVPPYAVVGGNPAQVIRYRFDEATIEALLEVQWWHWEIEKITRHLPIICGADLQALQEALRTV